In the Malus domestica chromosome 16, GDT2T_hap1 genome, one interval contains:
- the LOC114822312 gene encoding uncharacterized protein, giving the protein MTLYANNDALMCKIFATTLQGKTQDWFHTLPPRSIRNFNELSLVFTKEYSSYRSIRKKFDHLFNMKKDPNESFCTYIKRFKVKKAKIVKCDDSIVCSAFRKGHLTDHPLFKKLIMGGELTLAALYALAKKHALWDEAKQSEGNEQKNKRKDRSLNRGDAIPKVFTKSTVLIGQILRKLKNEPWFKLPPPMKGDLTKLDQTKYYAFH; this is encoded by the coding sequence ATGACCCTCTACGCTAACAACGATGCTCTCATGTGCAAAATCTTTGCCACGACACTCCAAGGCAAGACACAAGACTGGTTCCACACCCTACCACCGCGCTCAATCCGAAACTTCAATGAACTTTCCTTAGTTTTCACCAAGGAATATTCATCCTACCGCTCGATTAGGAAGAAGTTTGACCACTTATTCAACATGAAAAAAGACCCGAATGAGTCATTCTGCACATATATCAAGAGGTTCAAGGTAAAGAAGGCGAAGATCGTTAAATGCGATGATAGCATCGTATGCTCAGCTTTTCGAAAAGGGCACCTAACAGATCACCCACTTttcaaaaaattgatcatggGCGGGGAGCTGACCTTGGCAGCTTTATACGCTTTGGCAAAGAAACACGCACTATGGGATGAGGCCAAGCAGTCTGAGGGGAACGAGCAAAAAAATAAGCGCAAGGACCGTTCCCTAAACAGAGGTGACGCAATACCTAAGGTGTTCACCAAGTCCACAGTTCTGATTGGCCAGATTCTCCGTAAGCTCAAGAATGAACCATGGTTCAAACTGCCACCACCCATGAAGGGTGATCTTACCAAGCTAGATCAAACAAAGTATTACGCATTCCACTAA